A genomic window from Silene latifolia isolate original U9 population chromosome Y, ASM4854445v1, whole genome shotgun sequence includes:
- the LOC141628540 gene encoding putative mitochondrial protein AtMg00310 translates to MPVSVTNKINSLLAHFWWAGVKSGRSIHWCSKKFLSLPKREGGLGIRNIECLNQAMLAKHGWRILSDSGSYFAKVFRKKLLKEGAIMESLALNYGNNLSWGAKSILHGLTMVRHNIGWKSGLDSSLNVWVNNWVGGQCPEPHLSVLDAEFAELRNMTVKDLSMSTADGRRAWN, encoded by the coding sequence ATGCCGGTAAGTGTGACTAATAAGATTAATTCCTTATTAgcacatttttggtgggcgggtGTTAAATCAGGGAGGTCTATCCACTGGTGTAGTAAGAAATTCCTAAGCCTGCCAAAGCGGGAGGGAGGGCTGGGAATTCGAAACATTGAATGCCTGAACCAAGCAATGTTAGCTAAACATGGGTGGAGAATTTTATCAGATTCGGGATCCTATTTCGCAAAGGTTTTTCGTAAAAAATTGCTAAAGGAAGGGGCGATCATGGAATCTTTAGCACTGAATTATGGTAACAATTTGTCATGGGGGGCAAAAAGTATCTTGCATGGTCTAACTATGGTACGACATAACATAGGATGGAAGTCTGGTCTGGATTCAAGCTTGAATGTGTGGGTTAATAATTGGGTGGGAGGACAATGTCCGGAACCGCATTTGAGCGTTTTGGATGCGGAGTTCGCGGAACTAAGGAATATGACGGTGAAGGACTTGAGTATGAGTACGGCTGATGGGAGGAGAGCTTGGAATTAA